Proteins co-encoded in one Prunus persica cultivar Lovell chromosome G6, Prunus_persica_NCBIv2, whole genome shotgun sequence genomic window:
- the LOC18772271 gene encoding kinesin-like protein KIN-1 has protein sequence MSSMTICARFRPLSSKERRDHGDTVCIRCIDAETFLFKDEKDEEFTFSFDKVFYEKSEQAQVYEFLAWPIVKDAVDAINGTIITYGQTGAGKTYSMEGPSILVCDEQKRGLLPRVVEGLFDCIKSSGGTMKHSIKLSMVEIYMEKVRDLFDLSKDNIQIKESKSQGILLNGVTEISVSDPAEALQSLSSGIANRAVGETQMNMASSRSHCIYIFTVHQEVKRDDRLKTGKLILVDLAGSEKVEKTGAEGKVLEEAKTINKSLSVLGNVINALTCGSPGKVNHIPFRDSKLTRILQDSLGGNSRTALLCCCSPSPSNALESLSTLRFGMRAKHIKMSPRVKCNEDKCAKKQGPASSPIKHESCDIILDKLKERFDAEDVKLLEELFTLNGILFDPCSSEELDSAFEDVTSQTIVSLQQAVEELASTVDELKRENKGLKERLAAAERCHAAGKEAGDNNTSSLVHKLPGILSSFVSWVRSLSSIKLLNCEVN, from the exons ATGTCGAGTATGACAATTTGTGCTCGTTTCAGACCTTTGAGCtccaaagagagaagagatcaCGGCGATACAGTCTGCATTCGATGCATAGACGCTGAAACTTTCCTCTTCAag GATGAGAAGGATGAAGAATTTACATTTAGCTTTGATAAGGTGTTCTACGAGAAATCCGAGCAAGCTCAAGTCTATGAATTTCTAGCTTGGCCTATTGTGAAAG ATGCTGTTGACGCAATCAATGGGACGATCATCACTTATGGGCAG ACTGGAGCTGGGAAGACATATAGCATGGAG GGGCCTAGCATACTGGTATGTGATGAGCAGAAGAGAGGATTACTTCCAAGAGTAGTTGAGGGACTGTTTGATTGCATTAAATCTTCTGGAGGAACAATGAAGCACTCAATCAAATTGTCAATG GTAGAGATCTACATGGAAAAAGTAAG GGACCTTTTTGATTTATCAAAAGACAACATACAGATTAAGGAGAGTAAATCGCAGGGGATATTGTTGAATGGAGTAACAGAG ATCTCTGTGTCAGATCCTGCAGAAGCATTACAAAGCCTATCT AGTGGCATAGCTAACAGAGCTGTGGGGGAGACCC AAATGAACATGGCCAGCAGCAGAAGCCATTGTATTTACATATTCACAGTTCACCAAGAAGTAAAGAGAGATGACAG GTTGAAAACTGGAAAATTAATTCTTGTCGACTTGGCTGGATCCgagaaagtagagaaaacTGGAGCTGAGGGAAAAGTTCTTGAAGAAGCCAAGACCATCAACAAGTCCCTCTCAGTCCTTGGTAATGTGATAAATGCTCTTACATGTGGTTCACCAGGCAAAGTGAACCACATTCCGTTTCGTGATTCCAAGCTTACTCGGATTTTACAAGATTCACTG GGAGGAAACTCCCGCACTGCATTATTGTGTTGTTGCTCACCAAGCCCTTCAAATGCATTGGAGAGTCTGTCCACTCTTCGCTTTGGGATGAG GGCAAAGCATATCAAGATGTCACCACGTGTCAAGTGTAATGAAGATAAATGTGCTAAAAAACAGGGACCTGCATCATCTCCAATTAAACATGAGTCATGCGATATAATCCTTGACAAG TTGAAGGAGAGATTTGATGCTGAAGATGTGAAGTTACTTGAGGAGTTGTTCACATTGAATGGCATTTTGTTTGATCCTTGTTCATCTGAAGAGTTGGATTCAGCATTCGAGGATGTCACTTCACAGACGATTGTCTCATTGCAGCAAGCAGTGGAAGAACTTGCATCCACTGTCGATGAG CTTAAGAGAGAGAATAAGGGTCTGAAGGAGAGATTAGCAGCTGCTGAAAGATGTCATGCAGCAGGCAAAGAGGCTGGAGATAATAATACTTCAAGTCTTGTGCATAAACTCCCAGGAATTCTCAGCTCCTTTGTGTCTTGGGTGAGGTCACTCTCCTCTATCAAGTTGTTGAATTGTGAGGTCAATTGA